From Cyclobacteriaceae bacterium, a single genomic window includes:
- a CDS encoding GHKL domain-containing protein, which yields MALFVYMINHPNMIFAAMLTGAIIIGQLMELYRFTSQTNRKLTRFLESVKYSDFISGFTADNKLGASFRDLNNEFNEVLEAFRKARSEKEEHWQYLNTVVQQVRTGILSFDPEGNVQLINANAKKFMGVQTIKNIDELADKNSKLLEAIREVEPGKSTLFKADQDFQLTIQATELRIRGNTMKLLTLQNIQTELQQQEIEAWQNLTRVLRHEIMNSITPISSLTSTLREILDHDMVQMSNHYELKNEGAEDLREGLSTIENRSKGLIKFIDAYREYTSVPQPKIKTVLVKELIEKVAQLMRPEIKKTIINFSISYDSDYLTIQADEEMIEQVLINLIKNSIEALGETKDPKIELSGTAVANTVIIEVMDNGQGVIKEALNRVFVPFFTTKKTGSGIGLSLSRQIMQMHNGSLSLESEPGVKTVFRLKF from the coding sequence ATGGCACTCTTCGTGTACATGATCAATCATCCCAATATGATCTTTGCCGCGATGCTCACGGGCGCAATTATCATCGGGCAGTTAATGGAATTGTATCGGTTTACATCCCAGACGAACCGCAAGCTTACCCGATTTCTTGAATCAGTTAAATATTCTGATTTCATTTCCGGATTCACAGCCGATAACAAGCTTGGCGCGAGCTTTCGGGATCTGAATAACGAGTTCAACGAAGTGCTGGAAGCCTTTCGCAAAGCCCGTTCAGAAAAAGAAGAACACTGGCAATATCTCAATACAGTTGTTCAGCAGGTTCGGACCGGCATTCTTTCATTTGACCCTGAAGGAAACGTTCAATTGATTAACGCGAACGCCAAGAAATTTATGGGTGTCCAGACGATCAAAAACATTGATGAGCTGGCCGACAAAAACTCTAAGCTTCTTGAGGCCATTCGCGAAGTGGAACCCGGCAAGAGTACTTTGTTCAAGGCCGATCAGGATTTTCAATTAACGATTCAGGCAACGGAACTCAGGATCAGAGGCAATACCATGAAACTCCTCACCTTGCAGAATATCCAGACTGAGTTGCAGCAGCAGGAAATTGAGGCATGGCAAAATCTTACCAGAGTACTTCGCCATGAGATCATGAATTCCATCACTCCGATCTCATCCCTTACCTCCACCTTACGGGAGATATTGGATCATGATATGGTTCAGATGAGCAATCATTATGAATTGAAAAATGAAGGAGCTGAAGATCTCCGTGAAGGATTAAGCACCATTGAAAACAGAAGCAAGGGCCTTATCAAATTCATTGATGCTTACCGTGAATATACTTCTGTTCCACAACCGAAAATAAAGACCGTACTGGTAAAAGAGCTGATTGAAAAGGTTGCTCAGCTAATGCGACCAGAAATTAAAAAGACGATTATCAATTTCAGCATCTCTTATGATTCGGACTATCTGACGATTCAGGCTGACGAAGAGATGATCGAGCAGGTCCTTATAAATCTGATCAAGAATTCTATTGAGGCTCTTGGGGAAACTAAAGATCCGAAGATTGAACTCTCTGGCACTGCGGTTGCCAATACGGTGATTATCGAAGTAATGGACAATGGTCAGGGAGTTATTAAAGAAGCCCTCAACCGCGTGTTCGTCCCGTTCTTTACTACCAAGAAAACAGGCTCAGGAATTGGTCTCAGTCTATCGCGACAAATCATGCAGATGCACAATGGCTCTTTGTCTTTGGAATCAGAGCCGGGAGTTAAGACCGTGTTCCGGTTGAAGTTTTAA